One part of the Dioscorea cayenensis subsp. rotundata cultivar TDr96_F1 chromosome 2, TDr96_F1_v2_PseudoChromosome.rev07_lg8_w22 25.fasta, whole genome shotgun sequence genome encodes these proteins:
- the LOC120276736 gene encoding uncharacterized protein LOC120276736 isoform X2, with translation MALMATNNEEEEQQQRQTLIAPIPQSLIFGLGLGFLCLSRSQSLSTGIKLADGAFKASKVIPKFQLQSPTSPHSILTASKAIIKAYKLSSCLKPTHSSPRITLPISSKWIKAYLGAANLIRYARHGFMGLGFLNGGYKISKNLVKVLEGFGALELDAVTRNGLKSLGLGVKTAIVLGEIELLVSIRQWRRSRCRFVRDKGLSTLLCKRIHGFLKVSFA, from the exons ATGGCGCTCATGGCAACCAAcaacgaagaagaagaacaacagcAACGCCAAACCCTAATCGCTCCCATCCCTCAATCTCTCATctttggattagggttagggtttctatGCCTCTCCCGATCCCAATCCCTCTCCACTGGCATCAAACTCGCCGATGGCGCTTTCAAGGCATCCAAAGTTATCCCCAAATTCCAACTCCAATCTCCAACATCGCCTCATTCCATCCTCACTGCCTCCAAAGCCATAATCAAGGCCTACAAGCTCTCATCCTGCCTCAAGCCAACCCATTCCAGCCCTAGAATCACGCTGCCTATCTCTTCCAAGTGGATCAAAGCCTATCTTGGTGCCGCCAATCTTATCCGATACGCCCGGCATGGGTTCATGGGGCTAGGGTTTCTGAATGGAGGGTACAAGATTTCGAAGAATTTGGTCAAGGTTCTTGAAGGATTTGGGGCTTTGGAGCTGGATGCTGTGACGAGGAATGGATTGAAATCGTTAGGGTTGGGGGTTAAGACTGCGATCGTCTTGGGAGAGATTGAGCTGCTAGTTTCGATCAGGCAGTGGAGGAGAAGCCGGTGTCGGTTTGTGAGGGACAAAGGATTGAG CACCTTGTTATGTAAACGCATTCATGGGTTTCTGAAAGTATCTTTTGCCTAG
- the LOC120276720 gene encoding uncharacterized protein LOC120276720 isoform X1, giving the protein MKTFCMHRTMINNNSFTLEILFNKQEGISSPIATEILSLCDDAELFPETLRSSDVSSCSGGADCSGSASGSGAGGTGSLCCYDDTFASTFSPFSSMNASSLSALLETEQPNDQCPASSAFAVLPYIGDQQDPLDQIMLSEAMNSGCYSSSFCSDTVAPPMQLQGLPSVYEDDCLPPLPLAYVGLDAPPSCAFLDPGIGSYYAGNTGMQMPGDAHSFYSGGVMAGSGPARSSSQEMVEYQRTAEGDGVGLFGPEPIQQVFNSGEMQPIADNQHARPTLPATDISVLDDSTFKVGRLSVEERKEKIHRYMKKRNERNFSKKIKYACRKTLADSRPRVRGRFAKNDELGEARRPNSTHHEYEDDEEIMVKEEDMFDSADILAHISGVNSFKYNYTIESWI; this is encoded by the exons ATGAAAACATTTTGCATGCATAGAACAATGATCAACAACAATTCATTCACTCTTGAGATCTTGTTTAACAAACAGGAGGGAATCAGTAGTCCGATCGCCACGGAGATTCTCAGCTTATGTGATGATGCTGAGCTCTTCCCTGAAACCCTCAGAAGCTCCGATGTCTCATCGTGTTCCGGCGGAGCTGACTGCAGTGGCAGCGCGAGCGGTAGCGGGGCTGGTGGCACCGGCAGTCTCTGCTGCTATGATGATACCTTCGCCTCAACTTTCTCGCCGTTCTCTTCCATGAATGCATCTTCACTTTCGGCATTGCTGGAAACTGAACAGCCAAATGATCAATGCCCTGCTTCATCGGCTTTTGCAGTACTCCCTTATATCGGTGATCAGCAGGATCCGCTGGATCAGATCATGTTGTCCGAGGCAATGAACAGTGGTTGCTACTCTTCATCCTTCTGCTCTGATACGGTAGCCCCGCCTATGCAGCTTCAGGGTTTGCCATCAGTCTATGAGGATGATTGCCTTCCGCCGTTGCCACTGGCGTATGTCGGGTTGGATGCTCCACCGTCGTGTGCTTTCTTGGATCCTGGTATTGGTTCCTATTATGCAGGCAATACAGGAATGCAGATGCCTGGAGATGCACATAGCTTTTATTCTGGAGGAGTAATGGCTGGTTCAGGTCCGGCGAGATCATCGTCCCAAGAGATGGTTGAGTATCAGAGGACAGCAGAAGGTGATGGTGTGGGACTTTTCGGGCCAGAGCCAATCCAGCAGGTTTTCAACTCAGGGGAAATGCAG CCGATCGCTGATAACCAGCATGCTCGTCCAACGCTGCCAGCAACAGACATTTCAGTACTGGATGACTCCACTTTCAAGGTCGGTCGTCTTTCTGTTGAAGAAAGGAAGGAAAAGATCCATAGATACATGAAGAAGAGGAATGAAAGGAACTTCAGTAAGAAGATTAAG TATGCATGTCGTAAAACTCTGGCAGACAGCAGACCACGAGTCCGAGGAAGATTTGCAAAGAATGATGAGTTAGGAGAGGCAAGGAGGCCCAATTCTACTCACCATgaatatgaagatgatgaggaa ATTATGGTGAAGGAAGAAGACATGTTCGATTCTGCAGACATACTTGCTCATATCAGTGGCGTGAATTCCTTTAAATACAACTATACCATAGAGTCTTGGATATGA
- the LOC120276736 gene encoding uncharacterized protein LOC120276736 isoform X1, with translation MALMATNNEEEEQQQRQTLIAPIPQSLIFGLGLGFLCLSRSQSLSTGIKLADGAFKASKVIPKFQLQSPTSPHSILTASKAIIKAYKLSSCLKPTHSSPRITLPISSKWIKAYLGAANLIRYARHGFMGLGFLNGGYKISKNLVKVLEGFGALELDAVTRNGLKSLGLGVKTAIVLGEIELLVSIRQWRRSRCRFVRDKGLRLFLLDGVETACVLITLQSEVCPVLG, from the exons ATGGCGCTCATGGCAACCAAcaacgaagaagaagaacaacagcAACGCCAAACCCTAATCGCTCCCATCCCTCAATCTCTCATctttggattagggttagggtttctatGCCTCTCCCGATCCCAATCCCTCTCCACTGGCATCAAACTCGCCGATGGCGCTTTCAAGGCATCCAAAGTTATCCCCAAATTCCAACTCCAATCTCCAACATCGCCTCATTCCATCCTCACTGCCTCCAAAGCCATAATCAAGGCCTACAAGCTCTCATCCTGCCTCAAGCCAACCCATTCCAGCCCTAGAATCACGCTGCCTATCTCTTCCAAGTGGATCAAAGCCTATCTTGGTGCCGCCAATCTTATCCGATACGCCCGGCATGGGTTCATGGGGCTAGGGTTTCTGAATGGAGGGTACAAGATTTCGAAGAATTTGGTCAAGGTTCTTGAAGGATTTGGGGCTTTGGAGCTGGATGCTGTGACGAGGAATGGATTGAAATCGTTAGGGTTGGGGGTTAAGACTGCGATCGTCTTGGGAGAGATTGAGCTGCTAGTTTCGATCAGGCAGTGGAGGAGAAGCCGGTGTCGGTTTGTGAGGGACAAAGGATTGAG GTTATTTTTGCTTGATGGGGTTGAGACTGCATGTGTTTTGATCACATTACAATCTGAAGTTTGTCCTGTTCTTGGATGA
- the LOC120276720 gene encoding uncharacterized protein LOC120276720 isoform X2 has product MLQDVLHPPEHFPVEGISSPIATEILSLCDDAELFPETLRSSDVSSCSGGADCSGSASGSGAGGTGSLCCYDDTFASTFSPFSSMNASSLSALLETEQPNDQCPASSAFAVLPYIGDQQDPLDQIMLSEAMNSGCYSSSFCSDTVAPPMQLQGLPSVYEDDCLPPLPLAYVGLDAPPSCAFLDPGIGSYYAGNTGMQMPGDAHSFYSGGVMAGSGPARSSSQEMVEYQRTAEGDGVGLFGPEPIQQVFNSGEMQPIADNQHARPTLPATDISVLDDSTFKVGRLSVEERKEKIHRYMKKRNERNFSKKIKYACRKTLADSRPRVRGRFAKNDELGEARRPNSTHHEYEDDEEIMVKEEDMFDSADILAHISGVNSFKYNYTIESWI; this is encoded by the exons ATGCTTCAAGACGTTCTTCATCCTCCAGAGCACTTCCCAGTT GAGGGAATCAGTAGTCCGATCGCCACGGAGATTCTCAGCTTATGTGATGATGCTGAGCTCTTCCCTGAAACCCTCAGAAGCTCCGATGTCTCATCGTGTTCCGGCGGAGCTGACTGCAGTGGCAGCGCGAGCGGTAGCGGGGCTGGTGGCACCGGCAGTCTCTGCTGCTATGATGATACCTTCGCCTCAACTTTCTCGCCGTTCTCTTCCATGAATGCATCTTCACTTTCGGCATTGCTGGAAACTGAACAGCCAAATGATCAATGCCCTGCTTCATCGGCTTTTGCAGTACTCCCTTATATCGGTGATCAGCAGGATCCGCTGGATCAGATCATGTTGTCCGAGGCAATGAACAGTGGTTGCTACTCTTCATCCTTCTGCTCTGATACGGTAGCCCCGCCTATGCAGCTTCAGGGTTTGCCATCAGTCTATGAGGATGATTGCCTTCCGCCGTTGCCACTGGCGTATGTCGGGTTGGATGCTCCACCGTCGTGTGCTTTCTTGGATCCTGGTATTGGTTCCTATTATGCAGGCAATACAGGAATGCAGATGCCTGGAGATGCACATAGCTTTTATTCTGGAGGAGTAATGGCTGGTTCAGGTCCGGCGAGATCATCGTCCCAAGAGATGGTTGAGTATCAGAGGACAGCAGAAGGTGATGGTGTGGGACTTTTCGGGCCAGAGCCAATCCAGCAGGTTTTCAACTCAGGGGAAATGCAG CCGATCGCTGATAACCAGCATGCTCGTCCAACGCTGCCAGCAACAGACATTTCAGTACTGGATGACTCCACTTTCAAGGTCGGTCGTCTTTCTGTTGAAGAAAGGAAGGAAAAGATCCATAGATACATGAAGAAGAGGAATGAAAGGAACTTCAGTAAGAAGATTAAG TATGCATGTCGTAAAACTCTGGCAGACAGCAGACCACGAGTCCGAGGAAGATTTGCAAAGAATGATGAGTTAGGAGAGGCAAGGAGGCCCAATTCTACTCACCATgaatatgaagatgatgaggaa ATTATGGTGAAGGAAGAAGACATGTTCGATTCTGCAGACATACTTGCTCATATCAGTGGCGTGAATTCCTTTAAATACAACTATACCATAGAGTCTTGGATATGA
- the LOC120276736 gene encoding uncharacterized protein LOC120276736 isoform X3: protein MALMATNNEEEEQQQRQTLIAPIPQSLIFGLGLGFLCLSRSQSLSTGIKLADGAFKASKVIPKFQLQSPTSPHSILTASKAIIKAYKLSSCLKPTHSSPRITLPISSKWIKAYLGAANLIRYARHGFMGLGFLNGGYKISKNLVKVLEGFGALELDAVTRNGLKSLGLGVKTAIVLGEIELLVSIRQWRRSRCRFVRDKGLRPWSLLPHHLHIHGE, encoded by the exons ATGGCGCTCATGGCAACCAAcaacgaagaagaagaacaacagcAACGCCAAACCCTAATCGCTCCCATCCCTCAATCTCTCATctttggattagggttagggtttctatGCCTCTCCCGATCCCAATCCCTCTCCACTGGCATCAAACTCGCCGATGGCGCTTTCAAGGCATCCAAAGTTATCCCCAAATTCCAACTCCAATCTCCAACATCGCCTCATTCCATCCTCACTGCCTCCAAAGCCATAATCAAGGCCTACAAGCTCTCATCCTGCCTCAAGCCAACCCATTCCAGCCCTAGAATCACGCTGCCTATCTCTTCCAAGTGGATCAAAGCCTATCTTGGTGCCGCCAATCTTATCCGATACGCCCGGCATGGGTTCATGGGGCTAGGGTTTCTGAATGGAGGGTACAAGATTTCGAAGAATTTGGTCAAGGTTCTTGAAGGATTTGGGGCTTTGGAGCTGGATGCTGTGACGAGGAATGGATTGAAATCGTTAGGGTTGGGGGTTAAGACTGCGATCGTCTTGGGAGAGATTGAGCTGCTAGTTTCGATCAGGCAGTGGAGGAGAAGCCGGTGTCGGTTTGTGAGGGACAAAGGATTGAG ACCATGGAGCTTActtcctcatcatcttcatattcATGGTGAGTAG